From the genome of Gorilla gorilla gorilla isolate KB3781 chromosome 4, NHGRI_mGorGor1-v2.1_pri, whole genome shotgun sequence, one region includes:
- the LOC134758435 gene encoding uncharacterized protein FAM215A, with the protein MVSLWVEGTFLPPGFGLAHVACSGHGMKQKRKPASSEPTPEDALGGSAVPVRFHLHPEGLLWCSRCFFSHGPEGSEPPGRSAGLQGATERSGRPSVQAQAQACENLVPATVWDG; encoded by the coding sequence ATGGTTTCGTTGTGGGTGGAGGGTACTTTCCTGCCCCCTGGTTTCGGGCTTGCCCACGTGGCTTGCTCTGGCCATGGAATGAAGCAGAAACGAAAGCCTGCCAGTTCCGAGCCCACGCCGGAAGACGCCTTGGGCGGTTCCGCGGTCCCTGTGCGCTTCCACCTTCACCCAGAAGGACTTCTCTGGTGCAGCCGCTGCTTCTTCAGCCACGGCCCAGAAGGATCGGAGCCCCCTGGCCGATCCGCAGGTCTGCAGGGAGCCACAGAGCGCAGCGGCCGGCCCAGCGTTCAAGCCCAAGCACAGGCCTGCGAGAACCTTGTTCCAGCCACCGTTTGGGATGGTTGA